From Pandoraea vervacti, the proteins below share one genomic window:
- a CDS encoding putative bifunctional diguanylate cyclase/phosphodiesterase, with protein sequence MNDPVPRPVPDVQAELSRAALDSAPYAMFVCTDDGMLERMNTAFTRLTGYRPDDLLGRRSFLSLLDPAELARRRPPALASLSAIEPVPYDDEWHLLTHTRSWLPIRLALSCVEHAPGERRWVGIVLDLSQQVQVASRLWYVTHHDPVTRLPNQTLLNERLELAIHRCAHQGVGLTVLLLELDHLRKLRSTFGPPTAELALRIAAERLREASGPEDALACLGGSQFVIVTNETGDGARLLASRIQSRLAQWVDVDQSAVALDASIGAVSYPDHGNTPETLLRRAHLALGIASASGGGMRFFSSEMDAQTRRRNELEGLLRVAVHEHAHSQLHLVYQPQVTLTSGEIRSAETLLRWRHPTLGAVGPAEFVPVAETSGLILPLGEWVMQTACREASRLLRRCGHLPRISVNVSAQQFARQDVVGMVERALSANALEPRHLEIEITETVLLGDSSAAVGCLRSLHEMGVEIAVDDFGTGYASLAYLTRFPVHRLKIDQSFVRDMLTHAPSHAIVSAVIAMAHSLGLRVTAEGVETKAQAQRLTELGCDEAQGFWFARPVDAQGFYHLLAPLGSGARR encoded by the coding sequence ATGAATGATCCCGTACCTCGCCCGGTGCCCGACGTCCAGGCGGAACTGAGCCGCGCCGCGCTCGACAGCGCGCCGTATGCCATGTTCGTGTGTACGGACGACGGCATGCTGGAGCGCATGAATACCGCCTTTACGCGCCTGACCGGCTATCGGCCGGACGACCTGCTTGGCAGGCGCAGCTTCCTCTCCCTGCTCGACCCCGCCGAACTCGCCCGCCGACGCCCGCCCGCGCTCGCCAGTCTGTCGGCCATCGAGCCGGTGCCGTACGACGACGAGTGGCATCTGCTCACGCACACCCGAAGCTGGCTGCCGATCCGCCTTGCGCTCTCATGTGTCGAACACGCCCCGGGCGAGCGCCGTTGGGTCGGCATCGTGCTCGATCTCTCGCAGCAAGTCCAGGTCGCGTCCCGCCTGTGGTACGTCACGCACCACGACCCGGTCACGCGTCTGCCCAATCAAACCTTGCTCAACGAGCGACTCGAACTCGCCATCCACCGATGCGCCCATCAGGGCGTCGGGCTGACGGTGTTGCTCCTGGAGCTCGATCATCTGCGCAAGCTGCGAAGCACCTTCGGGCCGCCGACTGCCGAACTGGCGCTGCGCATCGCCGCAGAACGTCTGCGGGAAGCGAGTGGCCCCGAGGACGCGCTCGCCTGTCTCGGAGGCAGCCAGTTCGTCATCGTCACCAACGAGACCGGCGACGGCGCGCGGTTGCTGGCGTCGCGAATCCAATCGCGGCTTGCCCAATGGGTCGACGTCGATCAGAGCGCCGTCGCGCTCGACGCCAGCATCGGCGCGGTGAGTTATCCCGACCACGGCAACACGCCCGAAACGTTGTTGCGTCGTGCCCACCTGGCGCTCGGCATCGCCAGCGCCAGTGGCGGCGGTATGCGCTTTTTCAGCAGCGAGATGGACGCGCAGACGCGGCGTCGCAACGAACTGGAGGGATTGCTGCGCGTGGCGGTGCACGAGCACGCGCATTCGCAGCTTCATCTTGTCTACCAGCCCCAGGTCACCCTCACGAGCGGAGAGATTCGCAGCGCGGAAACCCTCTTGCGCTGGCGTCATCCGACACTGGGTGCGGTCGGCCCGGCCGAGTTCGTGCCGGTGGCCGAGACCTCCGGCCTCATCCTGCCGTTGGGCGAATGGGTCATGCAAACCGCCTGCCGGGAAGCCAGCCGCTTGCTGCGCCGATGCGGTCACTTGCCGCGTATCTCCGTGAACGTCTCGGCCCAGCAGTTCGCGCGTCAGGATGTCGTGGGCATGGTCGAGCGGGCGCTGAGCGCGAATGCGCTGGAGCCACGCCATCTCGAAATCGAGATCACGGAGACCGTGTTGCTGGGCGACTCCAGCGCCGCTGTGGGCTGCCTGCGTTCGCTGCACGAGATGGGCGTGGAGATCGCCGTCGACGACTTCGGCACCGGCTATGCAAGTCTGGCCTATCTCACCCGCTTTCCCGTGCATCGGCTCAAGATCGACCAGAGCTTCGTGCGCGACATGCTCACGCATGCGCCCAGCCACGCCATCGTCAGCGCGGTCATCGCCATGGCCCACTCGCTCGGACTGCGCGTCACGGCCGAGGGCGTGGAGACGAAGGCGCAGGCGCAGCGGCTCACCGAACTGGGCTGCGACGAAGCCCAGGGATTCTGGTTCGCCCGCCCGGTCGACGCCCAGGGCTTCTATCACCTCCTGGCGCCGCTGGGCAGCGGGGCGCGGCGCTGA
- a CDS encoding S-(hydroxymethyl)glutathione dehydrogenase/class III alcohol dehydrogenase: MKTKAAIAWEAGKPLTIEEVDLEGPRAGEVLIEVKATGICHTDYYTLSGADPEGIFPAILGHEGAGVIVDVGPGVTTLKKDDHVIPLYTPECRQCKFCLSRKTNLCQAIRSTQGRGLMPDATSRFSLDGKPIFHYMGTSTFSNYIVVPEIAVAKVRSDAPFDKVCYIGCGVTTGVGAVVYSAKVEAGANVVVFGLGGIGLNVIQGAKMVGADKIIGVDINPGRVELAKKFGMTHFINPNDVENVVDTIVQLTDGGADYSFECIGNVTTMRQALECCHKGWGQSFIIGVAAAGQEISTRPFQLVTGREWKGSAFGGARGRTDVPKIVDWYMEGKINIDDLITHTLRLDQINEGFDLMKRGESIRSVVLY; this comes from the coding sequence ATGAAAACCAAAGCCGCCATTGCCTGGGAAGCGGGCAAGCCCCTGACCATCGAAGAAGTCGATCTGGAGGGGCCGCGCGCCGGCGAGGTGCTGATCGAGGTCAAGGCCACCGGCATCTGCCATACGGACTACTACACACTCTCGGGCGCCGACCCGGAAGGCATCTTCCCCGCCATCCTCGGCCATGAGGGTGCGGGCGTGATCGTCGACGTCGGCCCGGGCGTCACCACGCTCAAGAAGGACGACCACGTCATTCCCCTGTACACGCCGGAATGCCGTCAGTGCAAATTCTGCCTGTCGCGCAAGACCAACCTGTGCCAGGCGATCCGCAGCACGCAGGGGCGCGGCCTCATGCCCGATGCCACCTCGCGCTTCTCGCTCGACGGCAAGCCCATCTTCCACTACATGGGCACTTCCACCTTCTCGAACTACATCGTCGTGCCCGAGATCGCCGTGGCGAAGGTTCGCTCCGACGCCCCGTTCGACAAGGTTTGCTACATCGGTTGCGGCGTGACGACCGGCGTGGGCGCGGTCGTATACTCGGCGAAGGTCGAGGCGGGCGCGAACGTCGTCGTCTTCGGTCTGGGCGGTATCGGCCTGAACGTGATTCAGGGCGCGAAGATGGTCGGCGCCGACAAGATCATTGGCGTCGATATCAACCCGGGCCGCGTCGAACTCGCGAAGAAGTTCGGCATGACGCACTTCATCAATCCCAATGACGTCGAGAACGTCGTCGACACCATCGTGCAACTCACCGACGGCGGCGCAGACTATTCGTTCGAATGCATCGGCAACGTCACGACCATGCGTCAGGCGCTGGAATGCTGCCACAAGGGCTGGGGCCAGTCGTTCATCATCGGCGTGGCGGCGGCAGGCCAGGAAATCAGCACGCGTCCTTTCCAACTGGTGACGGGCCGCGAGTGGAAGGGGTCGGCGTTCGGTGGCGCGCGCGGCCGCACCGACGTGCCGAAGATCGTCGACTGGTACATGGAAGGCAAGATCAACATCGACGATCTCATCACGCACACCCTGCGCCTTGACCAGATCAACGAAGGCTTCGACCTGATGAAGCGTGGCGAGTCGATCCGCTCCGTCGTGCTGTACTGA
- a CDS encoding SH3 domain-containing protein: MNKRTLPLVLAGTAMLATLATLPEAASAQSGQAVINASANVRAGPATDYPVVAQAAAGMPVTVYGCISGYSWCDIGLPGTRGWIYAALLSYPYQGNPVPVLNYGTMIGLPIITFSIGTYWGNYYRNRPWYNDQRYWHRPPPGPRPPHWNPGPPPRPPGGYYPGNRPRPPGHGAGPGPGPRPPGHGAGPGPRPPGHGAGPGPRPPGHGAGPGPRPPGQGGGPGPRPPGGGGGGGHGGDHGGGPGGGHGNGGRPPGGGQGQNR; encoded by the coding sequence ATGAATAAACGAACCTTGCCGCTCGTTCTCGCGGGCACTGCGATGCTCGCCACGCTCGCGACGCTGCCCGAAGCGGCGTCGGCGCAGTCGGGACAGGCCGTCATCAATGCGTCGGCCAACGTGCGCGCCGGGCCGGCCACCGACTACCCTGTCGTTGCGCAAGCGGCGGCGGGTATGCCCGTGACGGTGTACGGCTGCATCTCCGGTTATTCGTGGTGCGACATCGGTTTGCCCGGGACACGCGGCTGGATTTATGCGGCGCTCCTGAGTTATCCGTACCAGGGCAATCCGGTGCCCGTGCTCAACTACGGGACGATGATCGGGTTGCCGATCATCACCTTCTCGATCGGCACGTACTGGGGCAACTATTACCGGAATCGGCCGTGGTACAACGATCAGCGCTACTGGCATCGTCCGCCGCCGGGACCCCGGCCGCCGCACTGGAACCCAGGGCCGCCGCCACGCCCGCCGGGCGGCTACTACCCGGGGAATCGTCCGCGTCCGCCGGGACATGGTGCGGGGCCTGGGCCGGGTCCACGACCGCCGGGGCATGGCGCCGGACCGGGTCCACGACCGCCGGGGCATGGCGCCGGACCGGGTCCTCGGCCCCCGGGCCATGGTGCGGGTCCGGGTCCTCGTCCGCCGGGACAGGGGGGCGGTCCGGGGCCGCGTCCGCCGGGTGGCGGAGGTGGAGGCGGCCATGGAGGCGACCATGGGGGTGGACCTGGGGGAGGCCATGGCAACGGTGGCCGACCGCCGGGGGGCGGTCAGGGGCAAAACCGATAG
- a CDS encoding amino acid permease, whose product MSLFRTKNIENMLAAGRTGSLKKVLGPVDLVLMGIGAIIGTGIFVLTGTGALTAGPALTLSFIIAAMACGFAALCYAEFASTIPVSGSIYTYSYATLGEIVAWIIGWDLMLEYGLASSAVSVGWSGYFQSLAAGFGMHLPAAITAAPGSVPGVTTFINLPAVVIMLLITWVLSYGVRESARINNLMVAIKIGVVLLFIAVGVWHVKPANWTPFMPFGTSGMFNAAALVFFAFIGFDAVTSAAEEVRNPGRDLPIGIIGSLIVCTLLYVAVAAIMTGIVPFAQFAGVDHPVSLALQYAGQNWVAGFVDLGAILGMTTVILVMTYGQTRITYAMSRDGLLPPLLSRIHPTHKTPFAGTWIIGAIFAVIAGFVPLGVLAELINIGTLSAFALVSVAVLVLRRTRPDLPRAFRVPGAPVVPLISAGLCLFLMAHLQAATWIAFVVWLAIGMVIYFTYARRNALLHKHG is encoded by the coding sequence ATGAGTCTTTTTCGAACCAAGAACATCGAGAACATGCTGGCCGCCGGCCGCACCGGCAGTCTCAAGAAAGTGCTGGGCCCCGTCGACCTGGTGCTCATGGGCATCGGGGCCATCATCGGCACGGGCATCTTCGTGCTCACCGGCACGGGCGCACTGACCGCCGGCCCGGCGCTTACCCTCTCCTTCATCATCGCGGCCATGGCCTGCGGCTTTGCCGCGCTGTGCTATGCCGAGTTCGCGTCCACCATCCCCGTCTCCGGCTCCATCTACACCTATAGCTATGCCACGCTCGGGGAAATCGTCGCGTGGATCATCGGCTGGGACCTGATGCTCGAATACGGCCTCGCTTCCTCCGCCGTGTCCGTAGGGTGGTCGGGGTATTTCCAGTCGCTCGCAGCCGGGTTCGGCATGCACCTGCCTGCGGCGATCACCGCAGCGCCCGGCAGCGTGCCCGGCGTGACGACCTTCATCAACCTGCCCGCCGTCGTCATCATGCTGCTCATCACGTGGGTGCTGTCGTACGGCGTGCGTGAATCGGCGCGCATCAACAACCTCATGGTGGCGATCAAGATCGGCGTGGTGCTGCTGTTCATCGCCGTGGGCGTGTGGCACGTCAAACCCGCCAACTGGACACCGTTCATGCCCTTCGGCACCAGCGGCATGTTCAATGCGGCGGCCCTCGTCTTCTTCGCGTTCATCGGCTTCGACGCCGTGACCTCCGCCGCCGAAGAAGTTCGTAACCCGGGACGCGACCTGCCCATCGGCATCATCGGCTCGCTCATCGTATGCACCCTGCTGTACGTGGCCGTGGCCGCGATCATGACCGGCATCGTGCCGTTCGCGCAGTTCGCCGGGGTCGATCATCCGGTGTCGCTGGCCCTGCAATACGCCGGACAGAACTGGGTCGCCGGGTTTGTCGATCTCGGGGCGATTCTCGGCATGACGACCGTCATTCTCGTGATGACGTATGGTCAGACGCGCATTACCTACGCTATGTCGCGCGACGGCCTGCTGCCGCCGCTGCTCTCGCGCATCCATCCCACGCACAAGACGCCGTTCGCGGGCACCTGGATCATCGGGGCGATCTTCGCTGTCATTGCGGGCTTCGTGCCGCTGGGCGTGCTCGCAGAACTGATCAACATCGGCACCTTGTCGGCGTTCGCACTCGTGTCCGTGGCCGTACTCGTGCTGCGTCGCACGCGCCCCGACCTGCCGCGCGCGTTTCGCGTGCCGGGTGCGCCGGTCGTGCCGCTCATCTCCGCCGGTCTGTGCCTGTTCCTGATGGCGCACCTGCAAGCCGCCACATGGATCGCCTTCGTGGTCTGGCTGGCCATCGGCATGGTGATCTACTTCACGTATGCCCGTCGCAACGCCCTGCTGCACAAGCACGGCTGA
- a CDS encoding NAD(P)H-dependent oxidoreductase has translation MTAPASTRLQHATQDTRERAPKRAVYVIVAHPRWRDSRVNRRLLDAARGIEGVDVNDLYSTYPDFSIDVAAEQQRLTRADLIVLVHPIYWYSMPPLQKLWFDEVLSWGWAYGQNGHALANKDLWLVASTGGPEDSYRPDGYNQHEFSAFLPPYEQTSHLCGMRFLPPHVLYGARRCDTAALDAHVSAFAGRLATYPQWPELVSMADAAECQAIPATDRPRCASGLTGADANTSASDTGSAA, from the coding sequence ATGACAGCCCCCGCCTCCACCCGTCTCCAGCATGCCACTCAGGACACCCGCGAGCGTGCCCCGAAGCGTGCCGTCTATGTCATCGTGGCGCATCCGCGCTGGCGCGATTCGCGCGTGAATCGCCGCCTTCTCGACGCCGCACGCGGCATCGAAGGCGTCGACGTCAACGATCTCTATTCGACGTATCCCGACTTCAGCATCGACGTCGCCGCCGAGCAGCAACGTCTCACGCGTGCCGATCTGATCGTGCTGGTCCATCCGATCTACTGGTACAGCATGCCGCCGTTGCAAAAGCTCTGGTTCGACGAAGTGCTGTCGTGGGGCTGGGCCTACGGTCAGAACGGTCACGCGCTGGCGAACAAGGATCTTTGGCTGGTCGCCAGCACCGGCGGTCCGGAGGACAGCTATCGGCCCGACGGTTATAACCAGCATGAATTCTCCGCCTTCCTGCCCCCGTACGAACAGACCTCGCACCTGTGCGGCATGCGTTTCCTGCCGCCGCACGTGCTGTATGGGGCGCGTCGCTGCGACACCGCCGCGCTCGATGCGCACGTCAGCGCATTCGCCGGGCGTCTTGCAACGTACCCGCAGTGGCCGGAACTCGTCTCGATGGCGGACGCCGCCGAGTGCCAGGCAATTCCGGCAACCGATCGCCCGCGCTGCGCGAGCGGGCTGACGGGT